One region of Thermoleophilia bacterium genomic DNA includes:
- a CDS encoding cation:proton antiporter: MTATLTDILIVLAVAVVVSLLFHRLRLPTLVGLFAAGVIIGPHALKLIRTPESVQQLADVGVVFLLFALGLEFSFRRMGKLLRAILLAGPLQVVLTGAVGYGVATALGRSNREALVLAMLVSLSSTAVVLKTLTERAEVDSPLGQNALGILIFQDILVVPLMLVLPLLAGAEVETRWSAPALAGIAVGLVVAVVVGAKWAAPWLLHEAARSRSADIFLLAVVTICFGVAALSASLGLSLALGAFLAGLIISESEYSHQAVGYVLPFRNLLVSFFFVSVGMLLDVSFLARNWWIIVLSTIGLLLVKTLAGTLSVLAIRYPLCTALRTGMTISQVGEFSFVLAAVAMDHKLLPEDLHQDFLAVAVLTMAVTPIIMGQTHRVYRLAEKLPLPRWLVFGHTLPAPQLTNLKDHLLIIGYGINGRNLARAAQRFEIPFVVVELNPETVRKESPAVPMLFGDATNEAVLSEAGVGLARAAAVVIGDPSSTRGIVAQLRRLNPSLHIIARTRFLAEVQHLYALGADDVVPEEFETSIEIFHRTAHYFGLPEEEVLKLEQAIREDHYSLLTKDFRE; the protein is encoded by the coding sequence ATGACCGCTACTCTCACCGACATTCTGATCGTCCTTGCTGTAGCTGTCGTTGTGAGCTTGCTCTTTCACCGCTTACGCCTCCCAACACTTGTGGGGCTTTTTGCTGCAGGAGTGATCATAGGGCCGCATGCCCTTAAGTTGATCCGAACTCCTGAAAGTGTGCAGCAGCTTGCCGACGTTGGCGTGGTCTTCTTGCTCTTTGCTCTTGGTCTTGAATTCTCCTTTCGCCGGATGGGGAAACTTCTGCGAGCCATTTTGTTGGCTGGTCCGCTGCAGGTAGTTCTCACCGGTGCCGTGGGGTACGGAGTGGCTACCGCGCTTGGCCGTTCAAATCGCGAAGCTCTAGTGTTGGCCATGCTTGTTTCGCTGAGCAGCACGGCGGTAGTGCTCAAGACTCTTACAGAAAGGGCGGAGGTCGACAGCCCGCTGGGCCAGAACGCTCTGGGGATTCTTATTTTTCAAGACATACTTGTGGTGCCTCTCATGCTTGTGCTTCCCCTGCTTGCTGGCGCAGAAGTTGAGACAAGATGGAGTGCTCCCGCCCTGGCAGGGATCGCTGTCGGTCTTGTAGTTGCAGTAGTAGTGGGGGCCAAATGGGCCGCCCCTTGGCTCTTGCACGAAGCGGCGCGCAGCCGAAGTGCTGACATCTTCCTGTTGGCCGTCGTGACAATCTGCTTTGGTGTGGCTGCTCTTTCTGCCAGCCTGGGCCTTTCTCTTGCGCTGGGAGCTTTCCTCGCCGGCCTAATAATTTCTGAATCCGAGTACAGTCACCAGGCGGTCGGGTATGTTCTGCCGTTTCGCAATCTGCTAGTAAGTTTCTTCTTTGTCTCGGTAGGAATGCTTCTGGATGTGAGTTTCCTGGCCCGGAATTGGTGGATAATCGTGCTTAGCACTATTGGATTGCTCCTAGTTAAGACGTTAGCCGGCACGTTATCCGTCCTGGCCATCCGATATCCCCTTTGCACAGCGCTACGGACTGGGATGACTATCTCCCAGGTAGGCGAATTCTCTTTCGTGCTTGCGGCGGTGGCGATGGATCATAAACTCTTGCCTGAAGACCTGCACCAGGACTTCCTCGCCGTAGCAGTACTCACCATGGCAGTTACACCAATCATCATGGGCCAAACTCACCGTGTTTACCGCCTGGCCGAGAAGTTACCTCTTCCGCGGTGGTTGGTGTTTGGGCACACTCTTCCCGCGCCGCAACTAACCAATCTAAAGGACCATCTCTTGATCATTGGCTATGGCATAAACGGGAGAAACCTGGCCCGAGCAGCGCAACGGTTTGAGATCCCATTTGTGGTCGTTGAACTAAATCCCGAGACCGTGAGGAAAGAAAGTCCTGCGGTCCCCATGCTGTTTGGTGACGCAACCAACGAGGCAGTCCTCTCCGAGGCTGGCGTGGGTCTTGCGCGGGCCGCTGCCGTGGTCATTGGAGACCCGTCCTCCACTCGAGGGATTGTGGCTCAGCTCCGACGGCTCAATCCTTCTCTCCACATAATCGCCCGCACCCGGTTCTTAGCGGAGGTGCAGCACCTCTATGCCCTCGGAGCAGACGACGTGGTACCCGAGGAGTTTGAGACATCCATCGAGATCTTCCATCGCACAGCCCACTATTTTGGCCTACCCGAAGAAGAGGTGCTCAAGTTGGAGCAGGCCATTCGCGAAGATCACTATAGTCTTCTTACCAAAGACTTTCGCGAATGA
- a CDS encoding HAD hydrolase-like protein has protein sequence MTHIPPDLTRTRRPFRVAGVVFDLDGTLTKPGAIDFARVREALGCPQGVGILEYLQDLSDPAERLQKEALLRQFELQAVELSERNEGAQELLAFLQGKQIPVAIVTRNCREAARAVLARTGLASFSSFALIITRDDGLSPKPHPDSIQFVARQLQVPVSSLLVVGDHRFDIEAGLAAGALTMLLRSSSVDRPVAREEDTVQADFVVTSLYEALRIIDLGLSLPTGKLPAHFLERALAGADVSDAAVLVPAAVGEDAAVIDIDSEEILVLASDPITLAASSMAHYAVLVNANDVAVAGANPRWLLTTLIFPPGTSASEILKLVDEIRDACRQWGVTLCGGHTEISDAVSRPLVVGMMAGTARKRELINKRDMQEGDRILLTKRVAVEGTGLLAREYAERLRSAGWSEQEIGECAAFLNNIGIIEEARIARGFVGVTALHDVTEGGLATAVWELGAAGGRRLRLYLNRIPIYPQTKSICSVFGLNPLGLIGSGSLLITCSPAQVPDLVRALTEAGIEVTEIGEVLEEGEGIEAWDGAKQVEWPRFERDEVSRVGG, from the coding sequence GTGACACACATCCCGCCGGATCTAACTCGAACTCGGCGCCCATTTCGGGTTGCGGGCGTAGTGTTTGACTTAGACGGGACTCTTACAAAACCGGGGGCAATTGACTTTGCCAGGGTGCGCGAAGCTCTTGGATGCCCGCAGGGCGTTGGGATCCTCGAGTATCTTCAAGACCTTAGTGACCCCGCAGAGAGGCTTCAGAAAGAAGCTTTGCTTCGGCAGTTTGAGCTACAAGCCGTTGAGCTGTCGGAGCGCAACGAAGGGGCGCAGGAGCTACTCGCTTTTCTGCAGGGGAAACAAATACCGGTGGCGATAGTAACGCGCAATTGCCGCGAGGCTGCCCGGGCGGTACTGGCAAGGACCGGCCTTGCTTCGTTTTCAAGCTTTGCCTTGATCATTACTAGGGACGATGGGCTGAGTCCCAAGCCTCATCCGGACAGCATTCAATTTGTCGCCCGGCAGTTGCAGGTGCCGGTCAGTTCTCTCTTGGTCGTAGGCGATCATCGTTTTGACATTGAAGCTGGCTTGGCAGCTGGGGCTCTTACTATGCTGTTACGCTCCTCATCCGTAGATCGCCCTGTAGCCCGAGAGGAAGACACCGTTCAGGCTGATTTTGTAGTGACTAGTCTTTATGAGGCCCTCAGGATCATAGACCTTGGACTAAGTCTTCCTACGGGAAAGTTGCCAGCCCACTTTCTTGAGCGAGCTCTTGCTGGAGCGGACGTAAGCGATGCGGCTGTGCTAGTGCCAGCGGCCGTGGGCGAGGACGCAGCGGTTATCGACATAGATTCGGAGGAAATCCTGGTTCTTGCTTCTGACCCCATCACTTTGGCGGCCAGTTCTATGGCCCACTACGCCGTCCTGGTGAACGCCAACGATGTGGCGGTAGCGGGAGCCAATCCTAGATGGCTGCTTACGACGCTGATCTTTCCTCCGGGGACAAGCGCTTCGGAGATTCTCAAGTTAGTGGACGAGATCCGCGATGCTTGTCGCCAGTGGGGTGTCACGTTGTGCGGAGGTCACACGGAGATTTCGGATGCAGTGAGCCGCCCATTGGTTGTGGGCATGATGGCCGGGACGGCGCGCAAAAGGGAGCTGATCAACAAGCGAGACATGCAAGAGGGCGACCGCATACTCCTTACCAAAAGGGTGGCGGTCGAGGGTACTGGATTGCTTGCCCGCGAGTACGCTGAGAGGCTCCGTAGCGCCGGCTGGAGTGAGCAGGAAATTGGTGAGTGCGCCGCCTTCCTCAATAACATTGGGATCATAGAAGAGGCTCGAATCGCTCGCGGGTTTGTTGGGGTCACTGCCCTCCACGACGTCACCGAGGGAGGGCTAGCTACAGCGGTATGGGAGCTGGGCGCAGCCGGCGGACGCCGGCTGCGCCTCTATCTCAACCGTATTCCCATCTACCCTCAGACGAAGAGTATCTGTTCAGTGTTCGGACTTAACCCTCTGGGACTAATAGGGTCTGGAAGCTTGCTTATCACCTGCTCACCGGCACAAGTACCCGATCTTGTTCGAGCGTTAACCGAGGCGGGAATTGAGGTGACAGAAATAGGCGAGGTCCTTGAAGAGGGAGAGGGGATCGAAGCGTGGGACGGCGCAAAACAAGTAGAGTGGCCTCGTTTTGAACGTGATGAGGTGTCGCGAGTAGGTGGTTGA
- a CDS encoding YbaB/EbfC family nucleoid-associated protein, whose amino-acid sequence MLKQVQKMQAEMARVQEELANETVEASAGGGMVTVQVSGGMEVKSIKIDPAAVDPEDVEMLEDMILAAVNEALRSAQELANRKLGGLTAGLSIPGLPF is encoded by the coding sequence ATGCTAAAGCAAGTCCAAAAGATGCAGGCCGAGATGGCTCGGGTGCAAGAGGAACTGGCCAACGAGACTGTCGAAGCGTCTGCAGGGGGCGGCATGGTCACCGTCCAGGTTTCCGGCGGCATGGAGGTCAAAAGCATCAAGATTGACCCCGCGGCCGTGGATCCCGAAGATGTTGAGATGCTTGAAGACATGATTCTGGCCGCCGTAAACGAAGCCCTGCGCTCGGCTCAGGAACTTGCTAATCGCAAACTTGGTGGCCTAACCGCAGGACTAAGTATCCCGGGGCTGCCTTTCTAA
- a CDS encoding MFS transporter produces the protein MVEKVRVPGRQAFARAFSSLRNRNYRLFWFGQLVSLAGSWMQDVALSWLVLELTNSPKALGLTMTIRFLPALFLSVYGGILGDRLPKRTTLVVLLGIQLVIAVCFGLLGSLGTLTVTLIYILTAIRGVAESIEGPVRQSFVPEMVGPQDLPNAVALNSTLFNAARIVGPAIGAGVIAAFGVEVCFYLNAASFLAVIGALLAMDRRKLFPVAKPPRQGIHAQMREGFRYVRATSDIVVIFIVVGVIGAFGYNFQTILPLVTKYVLRAGASTLALLTTTMGAGSVVAGLAAAYWGRPSMRRLVGAACGFFGLLVVVAMSRWIGLTLVVLFALGVVGVLFMTSANTKLQLTVPDNMRGRVMGMYMLLFIGTGPIGSYVIGFLAEHLGVRPTVLIMAGLCALGVAGSVLYMRARRADAASATDDVSVVQQ, from the coding sequence GTGGTTGAGAAAGTGCGAGTGCCAGGTCGCCAGGCGTTTGCCCGAGCTTTTAGTTCTCTTCGCAACCGCAACTATCGCCTTTTCTGGTTTGGTCAACTAGTTTCTCTGGCCGGAAGCTGGATGCAGGACGTAGCTCTGAGCTGGCTTGTGCTTGAACTCACTAACTCTCCCAAAGCGCTTGGCCTCACCATGACCATTCGCTTTTTGCCCGCGCTTTTTCTGTCCGTATACGGGGGCATCTTGGGAGATCGACTGCCCAAGCGCACAACTTTGGTGGTGCTACTAGGTATACAGCTTGTCATTGCTGTTTGTTTTGGGCTTCTGGGTTCTCTGGGAACTCTCACTGTCACGCTAATTTACATCCTCACTGCCATCCGTGGCGTGGCTGAGTCTATCGAGGGACCCGTTCGCCAGTCGTTTGTGCCAGAAATGGTGGGGCCGCAGGACCTCCCAAACGCGGTAGCTCTCAATTCCACGCTGTTTAACGCTGCTCGCATCGTTGGGCCGGCCATTGGAGCTGGAGTGATCGCTGCCTTTGGGGTAGAGGTATGCTTCTATCTTAACGCGGCCAGCTTTCTTGCTGTGATTGGTGCGCTGCTAGCCATGGACAGGCGCAAACTGTTTCCAGTCGCAAAACCTCCGCGTCAGGGTATCCATGCTCAGATGCGCGAAGGCTTTCGCTACGTACGTGCAACGTCTGACATAGTGGTCATTTTCATAGTGGTGGGAGTCATTGGGGCCTTCGGCTATAACTTTCAGACCATTCTTCCGTTAGTGACCAAGTATGTGCTGCGTGCCGGCGCCTCCACTCTTGCACTGCTTACTACAACCATGGGAGCTGGTTCGGTGGTTGCTGGGCTTGCTGCCGCCTACTGGGGGAGACCGAGCATGAGAAGGCTCGTGGGGGCGGCGTGTGGCTTCTTCGGGCTGTTGGTTGTGGTCGCAATGTCCCGCTGGATAGGTCTTACCCTCGTGGTGCTTTTTGCCCTAGGGGTGGTGGGCGTGCTTTTCATGACCAGCGCCAATACCAAATTGCAACTGACCGTGCCAGATAACATGCGTGGGCGAGTCATGGGCATGTATATGCTTCTTTTTATCGGCACTGGCCCTATAGGTAGCTATGTCATTGGCTTTCTAGCTGAACATCTGGGAGTGCGCCCCACGGTCCTCATCATGGCCGGGCTTTGTGCTCTAGGAGTGGCTGGAAGCGTACTGTATATGCGGGCAAGGCGCGCTGACGCGGCATCGGCGACTGATGATGTTTCGGTCGTGCAACAGTAG
- a CDS encoding B12-binding domain-containing radical SAM protein → MRIMLIQPPAGGYLGYEKLVKTEPLGLEALAAVVPTHEIELFDMRLDSKLEAALDRFCPDICAISCSFTMSVPAALACAQTIRRTCPGAFIVVGGVHASISPADFACSAVDAVVKGEGEVTFAELVQVLEDGRDPRAVRGLYLNTESGQIFTGARPLVDDLDRLPLPRRNLGKRRKRDYYFNLWRPFALVETARGCSHHCVFCSVWRFYQGKVRYKSPERVVAELAQVDAPYVLFTDDNFLGDISRAKRIAELLCAHGIEKKYAMQVRADDVAEHPEVIDQWHEAGLRHVLIGFEASTDAGLANLRKDTKAQTAQEAMRVLRRFSDIGVTGSFIVDPSFGKEDFARLRDYVASLGISSPQFTVLTPLPGTVLYHAMKHKLVTRDYRLFDFLHAVLPTRMGCVEFYREFANLYRAAYAKKQDLLRKLPSFLRGLASRAYTLSQLRGVVQTFKMVCDPDAYLESCPEEEELLDPYSG, encoded by the coding sequence ATGAGGATCATGCTCATCCAGCCTCCAGCAGGTGGTTATCTTGGTTACGAGAAGCTAGTCAAGACTGAGCCTTTGGGACTCGAGGCTTTGGCCGCCGTTGTCCCGACTCACGAAATTGAGCTGTTTGATATGCGGCTGGACTCCAAGCTGGAGGCTGCGCTTGATCGGTTCTGTCCGGATATTTGCGCGATTTCTTGCTCCTTTACCATGTCCGTTCCTGCTGCTCTCGCGTGCGCACAAACTATAAGGCGAACATGTCCAGGGGCCTTCATAGTAGTGGGAGGAGTTCACGCGAGCATCTCTCCCGCTGACTTCGCTTGTTCGGCGGTAGACGCTGTGGTCAAGGGAGAAGGGGAGGTAACCTTTGCCGAGTTGGTGCAAGTTCTGGAGGATGGTCGAGACCCACGTGCAGTAAGAGGGCTTTACCTAAACACAGAGTCTGGCCAGATTTTCACTGGTGCGCGGCCTCTGGTGGATGACCTCGATCGGCTTCCTCTGCCGCGGCGTAACCTTGGGAAACGGCGCAAAAGGGACTACTACTTCAATCTGTGGCGGCCGTTTGCACTGGTTGAGACTGCGCGGGGCTGCTCCCACCACTGTGTGTTTTGCTCGGTCTGGCGCTTTTACCAGGGTAAGGTGCGCTACAAATCGCCGGAACGTGTGGTTGCCGAACTCGCGCAAGTGGACGCGCCCTACGTGCTTTTTACAGATGACAACTTTCTTGGTGACATATCGCGAGCCAAGAGAATTGCCGAGCTTCTTTGTGCGCATGGCATCGAGAAGAAGTATGCGATGCAAGTTCGTGCCGACGACGTAGCGGAGCACCCCGAAGTCATAGACCAGTGGCATGAGGCAGGTTTGCGCCACGTGCTTATCGGTTTTGAAGCAAGTACCGACGCCGGACTGGCCAATCTGAGAAAGGACACCAAGGCCCAAACTGCACAGGAGGCTATGCGCGTTCTGCGACGTTTCTCGGATATTGGTGTCACGGGCTCGTTTATTGTTGACCCGTCCTTTGGGAAAGAGGATTTCGCCCGTCTGCGAGACTACGTGGCCAGTCTAGGGATATCGTCTCCGCAGTTTACGGTGCTTACTCCCCTTCCAGGCACAGTTCTTTACCACGCTATGAAACACAAGCTCGTTACTCGTGACTATCGGTTGTTTGACTTTCTCCATGCTGTGTTGCCAACGCGGATGGGCTGTGTCGAGTTTTATCGAGAATTTGCCAATCTTTACAGAGCTGCGTATGCCAAGAAGCAAGACTTGCTGAGAAAGCTACCTAGCTTTCTGCGTGGGCTTGCTTCCCGGGCATACACGTTGTCGCAGCTTCGCGGAGTGGTTCAGACCTTCAAGATGGTCTGTGACCCAGATGCCTATTTAGAATCATGTCCCGAAGAAGAGGAACTTCTCGACCCCTATTCCGGGTGA
- the dnaX gene encoding DNA polymerase III subunit gamma/tau translates to MTVSFYRKYRPTRFEEVIGQEHITRTLINAITHDQVSHAYLFAGPRGIGKTSTAKILAMALNCESGGSKPTPTPDGTCPQCQAIRRGTSLDVVEMDAASHRQVDDITESLLDKVHFAPVEARTKVYILDEVHMLSGHAFNALLKTLEEPPAHAVFVLATTEPYKVPQTVLSRCQRFDFRRPSNAEVVRVLAEIAEKEGITVVEPALNVIARAAAGSFRDAVGLLEQLSLYTQGRITLEETLDILGMVRQDLLFEIVELVHNRDIRGALLLVEQLSQLGADYVQFVRELLSHLRDLFVAKFAPDVLSGMPATQEQLDRLRAQAAELEVTEITAFMDLLGEVLRAARQGSDPRLEVEMALIKLTYQPDGKQAISTTAPARSAARVEAGGMAPGSVEAPTPAPAPTAQAEIASPPPPESITILSSQLPGESAAPVEDSAARVEEPSATIPRRVHPDLEHLTRAWPVIIETLRKRHPALAALLAEGKPDALEGDELVIKFPAGFTFQATQVSRDPNAQAVARVLYSLTGKQFRILTRLDSTAPPPMPEEEGARILSRDELLARLKQEFDAEIIDEESSD, encoded by the coding sequence ATGACTGTATCTTTTTACCGCAAGTATAGGCCGACGCGTTTTGAAGAAGTAATCGGCCAGGAACACATCACCCGCACGCTGATCAATGCCATCACACATGATCAGGTCAGTCATGCGTACTTATTTGCCGGACCGCGGGGGATAGGAAAAACGTCCACGGCCAAGATTCTGGCCATGGCTCTTAACTGTGAATCCGGAGGCAGCAAGCCTACCCCTACGCCCGACGGCACATGCCCGCAGTGTCAGGCAATCCGCCGAGGAACTTCGCTTGACGTTGTGGAAATGGACGCAGCCTCTCATCGGCAGGTAGACGATATAACCGAGAGCTTGTTGGATAAGGTGCACTTCGCCCCGGTGGAGGCGCGAACCAAGGTCTACATCCTGGATGAAGTGCACATGCTATCCGGACACGCTTTTAATGCATTGCTTAAGACTCTGGAGGAACCTCCCGCCCACGCAGTTTTTGTTCTGGCTACAACGGAACCGTACAAAGTGCCCCAAACAGTACTCTCACGCTGCCAGCGTTTTGACTTTCGACGGCCGTCAAATGCTGAGGTTGTGAGAGTTCTTGCCGAGATAGCCGAGAAGGAAGGCATCACGGTAGTCGAGCCGGCCCTTAACGTCATTGCGCGGGCAGCCGCTGGCAGCTTCCGAGACGCCGTCGGCCTGTTGGAGCAGCTCTCTCTGTACACCCAGGGCCGCATCACTCTCGAGGAGACCCTGGACATCCTAGGCATGGTCCGGCAGGACCTTCTGTTTGAAATTGTGGAGCTGGTTCACAATCGAGACATTCGTGGAGCGCTTCTACTTGTGGAGCAACTCAGCCAATTGGGTGCCGATTACGTCCAATTTGTTCGAGAACTGCTCAGTCATCTGCGTGACCTTTTTGTGGCCAAGTTTGCCCCAGATGTGCTTTCCGGAATGCCTGCTACTCAAGAACAACTCGACCGTCTGCGCGCCCAAGCGGCGGAGCTCGAGGTAACCGAGATCACGGCATTCATGGATCTCTTGGGTGAGGTGCTAAGAGCAGCCCGTCAGGGTTCCGACCCCAGGCTGGAAGTCGAAATGGCTCTCATCAAGCTAACCTACCAGCCGGACGGAAAGCAAGCGATCTCCACAACAGCTCCGGCAAGATCGGCAGCACGAGTAGAAGCTGGAGGAATGGCGCCAGGGAGTGTGGAGGCACCAACGCCGGCCCCAGCACCCACTGCACAGGCGGAGATTGCCTCGCCGCCCCCTCCGGAGTCCATCACAATACTTTCGTCTCAGCTGCCCGGGGAGAGCGCAGCTCCAGTAGAAGATAGCGCAGCTCGAGTGGAAGAGCCCTCCGCAACAATACCCCGCCGGGTGCATCCTGACCTAGAGCACCTCACCCGCGCCTGGCCGGTGATCATCGAGACGCTGAGAAAACGCCACCCTGCTCTCGCAGCTTTGCTGGCGGAAGGCAAGCCGGACGCACTGGAGGGCGACGAGCTTGTCATCAAGTTTCCTGCTGGCTTTACCTTTCAGGCCACCCAGGTCTCACGAGATCCAAACGCGCAAGCAGTTGCGCGAGTCTTGTACAGCCTTACCGGCAAACAATTTCGCATACTGACCAGGTTAGACAGTACTGCTCCGCCGCCGATGCCAGAGGAGGAAGGTGCTAGAATCCTTTCGCGGGACGAATTGTTAGCGAGGCTGAAGCAGGAATTCGACGCGGAAATCATAGACGAGGAATCTTCCGATTAG
- the recR gene encoding recombination mediator RecR → MFSPAVQKLITELTKLPGIGPRTAQRLAFHLLRLSPEEVLPLAYALIEVKETVRFCRRCFHLTEQELCTICTDPTRDQTVICVVEEPADLISIERTHEYHGLYHVLGGALSPLDGIGPEKLHLQELFDRVEEEGVREVIVATNPNLAGEATALYIAEQLKPLTSSGSLRVTRPAAGLPMGGDLEYADEVTLGRALAARREF, encoded by the coding sequence ATGTTTAGTCCAGCAGTTCAAAAACTCATCACCGAGCTCACCAAACTTCCGGGAATTGGTCCTAGAACAGCGCAGCGCCTCGCTTTTCATCTGCTGCGGTTGTCGCCCGAGGAGGTCCTACCTCTGGCTTATGCCCTTATTGAAGTCAAAGAAACAGTTCGCTTTTGTCGCCGTTGTTTCCATCTAACCGAGCAGGAACTCTGCACCATCTGCACTGATCCCACACGGGATCAGACGGTAATCTGTGTCGTGGAAGAACCAGCAGACCTGATTAGTATCGAACGCACTCACGAGTACCACGGTCTTTACCATGTATTGGGCGGGGCGCTTTCGCCCTTGGATGGCATTGGCCCCGAGAAACTACACCTCCAGGAATTGTTCGACCGCGTAGAGGAAGAAGGCGTGCGCGAAGTGATTGTCGCCACCAATCCCAACCTAGCCGGCGAGGCCACCGCCCTTTACATCGCAGAGCAGCTTAAACCGCTGACGTCCTCCGGATCACTTCGTGTTACCCGCCCTGCCGCTGGGCTGCCCATGGGTGGAGACCTGGAATACGCGGACGAGGTCACTCTGGGCCGTGCTCTTGCCGCTCGTCGGGAATTCTAG
- a CDS encoding 3-oxo-5-alpha-steroid 4-dehydrogenase gives MNEATFYHWFVIAWMSVAAVTFVALFFVTAPYGRFTRSGWGPRVNARWGWILMETPVLITFVVLFALGKRKMHPVYLSLLAFWLAHYVHRSLIYPFRLRSSRPSITIPVIIMGALFNVGNGYLNGRYLFTLGPELPVSWLIDPRFLAGAILFWCGYALNQHSDRILINLRSPGETDYKIPRGGAYRFVSCPNYLGEILEWGGWALACWNMGALAFFVWTVANLAPRALKTHRWYKDQFPDYPEERKALLPFLV, from the coding sequence ATGAACGAAGCTACCTTCTACCACTGGTTCGTAATTGCCTGGATGAGTGTGGCGGCGGTTACCTTCGTCGCCCTATTTTTCGTTACCGCCCCTTATGGGCGATTTACCCGCAGCGGCTGGGGACCTCGGGTCAACGCGCGCTGGGGCTGGATCCTGATGGAGACACCGGTCCTGATCACCTTTGTCGTATTGTTTGCCCTGGGAAAACGCAAGATGCATCCGGTATATCTCAGCCTACTTGCGTTCTGGCTTGCCCATTACGTCCACCGTTCCCTGATCTACCCCTTTCGCTTGCGCAGTAGTCGCCCTAGCATCACCATTCCCGTGATCATCATGGGCGCGTTATTTAACGTGGGCAATGGATATCTAAACGGCAGATATCTCTTTACACTTGGGCCAGAGCTGCCGGTTTCGTGGCTGATCGACCCCAGATTTTTAGCCGGCGCCATCCTCTTTTGGTGCGGCTATGCCCTGAACCAGCACTCAGACCGAATACTAATCAATCTCCGCAGTCCCGGGGAAACCGACTACAAGATCCCTCGCGGAGGAGCCTACCGATTCGTCAGCTGCCCCAACTATCTAGGCGAAATCTTGGAATGGGGAGGTTGGGCTCTAGCCTGCTGGAACATGGGAGCACTGGCGTTTTTTGTCTGGACGGTGGCCAACCTAGCCCCAAGAGCACTAAAGACCCACCGTTGGTACAAGGACCAGTTCCCCGACTATCCCGAAGAACGCAAGGCACTGCTCCCTTTTCTGGTGTAG
- a CDS encoding AEC family transporter — protein MQQLLEIIGPTFFVVALGFLLGKVGKPHVTSLVDVAMFVATPCLVFKTLYSSEIVWAEAARVWASSVFVMAGSFVLAWLVFGLRGKGSPGLYLPIVFSNTINIPVPILYLAFGDEGVKNAVLYYVPNGLAIYTLGVYLASGKKELRQGIKAIFCTPLVYAAVLGLVLNLAGAEIPSVAVRSFELMGQAAVPLMLLVLGVNVTKFGFSYLGRTVTASVIRVGGGLALGWLAVWLFGLSGIARSTVIFEAAMPGAIVVAVLCSRYKTEAALCSSVVLLTTLMAVGVIPALIYYLT, from the coding sequence ATGCAGCAATTGCTCGAGATCATAGGTCCTACCTTCTTTGTAGTTGCTCTTGGCTTTCTGCTGGGCAAGGTAGGGAAGCCCCACGTAACAAGCTTAGTCGATGTGGCCATGTTTGTGGCTACTCCGTGCCTTGTGTTTAAAACTCTTTACTCAAGCGAGATCGTCTGGGCCGAGGCCGCCCGAGTATGGGCTTCATCTGTGTTTGTCATGGCTGGGTCTTTTGTACTGGCGTGGCTTGTTTTCGGGTTGCGCGGCAAGGGCAGCCCAGGCTTGTATCTACCGATAGTGTTCTCCAATACCATCAACATCCCAGTGCCCATTCTGTACCTGGCCTTTGGTGATGAAGGGGTAAAAAATGCCGTTTTGTACTACGTCCCCAACGGCCTAGCGATCTACACCCTTGGTGTGTACCTGGCGTCGGGCAAGAAGGAGCTGCGCCAAGGAATAAAAGCGATCTTTTGCACCCCTCTCGTGTACGCAGCAGTTTTGGGTTTAGTGCTGAACCTGGCGGGGGCAGAAATTCCCAGCGTGGCTGTACGATCTTTTGAGTTGATGGGTCAGGCGGCAGTGCCGCTGATGCTGTTGGTACTCGGTGTGAACGTCACCAAGTTTGGGTTCTCTTATCTGGGCCGCACGGTGACTGCGTCAGTAATCAGAGTTGGCGGAGGGCTTGCGCTTGGGTGGCTTGCAGTGTGGCTGTTTGGTCTGTCAGGGATAGCGCGAAGCACCGTCATTTTCGAGGCGGCTATGCCTGGCGCGATAGTGGTTGCTGTCCTATGCAGCCGGTATAAGACTGAGGCAGCGCTTTGCTCCTCTGTGGTGCTTCTTACCACGCTGATGGCTGTAGGAGTGATACCGGCCTTGATTTACTATCTGACCTAG